Proteins encoded in a region of the Persephonella sp. genome:
- the hisC gene encoding histidinol-phosphate transaminase, giving the protein MFLDRLKNFKSYKTETTPCKIKLSSNEMPFELPEWLKEKIAENVKKIPFNRYPDPTSQELKEVIADFYGIKPENLVLGNGSDELIHLLVTVVGDIKQPVMYPVPTFPMYQVSADILTRPKVEFPLDENFQLKKENIDNGLSYSPVLAFFASPNNPTGNSFDKELIKYVANQNIFTAVDEAYIDFSDKEDFVKEALSSGNIVVLRTMSKIGLAGIRLGALIANEEIASLLDRARPPFNITYPTQVIGKIVLSEGREVIKNQIQTIKQERKKVMEEVSKIENVKVYPSDANFFLIKVPDGNLVHTMLIKEGVLVRNMSHLPYMENCLRVSIGKPEENKIFVEKLKLVMERL; this is encoded by the coding sequence ATGTTTTTAGACAGGCTGAAAAATTTCAAGAGTTATAAAACTGAAACAACACCTTGTAAGATAAAACTTTCTTCCAATGAAATGCCATTTGAACTGCCGGAATGGCTCAAAGAAAAAATAGCCGAAAATGTAAAGAAAATTCCATTTAATAGATATCCTGACCCAACATCACAGGAACTAAAGGAAGTAATAGCTGATTTTTACGGGATAAAACCTGAAAACCTTGTTCTTGGAAATGGTTCAGATGAGTTAATTCATCTACTTGTTACTGTGGTCGGGGATATTAAACAGCCTGTTATGTATCCTGTCCCTACATTTCCCATGTATCAGGTGTCAGCTGATATATTAACAAGACCTAAAGTTGAGTTTCCCCTTGATGAGAATTTTCAGCTTAAAAAGGAAAATATAGACAACGGATTGTCTTACTCTCCAGTGCTTGCTTTTTTTGCTTCTCCCAATAATCCGACAGGAAATAGTTTTGATAAAGAGCTTATTAAATATGTTGCTAACCAGAATATTTTTACCGCCGTTGATGAGGCTTATATAGACTTTTCCGATAAAGAGGATTTTGTGAAAGAAGCTCTATCTTCTGGAAATATCGTTGTTCTCAGGACAATGTCAAAAATAGGTCTTGCAGGTATAAGATTAGGTGCTTTAATTGCCAATGAGGAAATTGCTTCATTACTGGATAGGGCAAGACCACCTTTTAATATTACATATCCTACACAGGTAATAGGGAAAATAGTTTTAAGTGAAGGTAGAGAGGTTATAAAAAATCAGATTCAGACCATAAAACAGGAAAGAAAAAAAGTAATGGAAGAGGTTTCTAAGATAGAAAATGTTAAAGTTTACCCTTCAGATGCCAACTTTTTCTTGATAAAAGTTCCAGATGGAAATCTTGTTCATACAATGCTGATTAAGGAAGGGGTGCTTGTCAGAAATATGTCACATCTGCCCTATATGGAAAATTGTTTGAGGGTTTCTATAGGTAAACCTGAAGAAAACAAAATATTTGTTGAAAAACTAAAACTGGTTATGGAAAGGCTTTAA
- a CDS encoding GTP-binding protein: MNLKLLITGAFAAGKTQFINTLTGDAVKTEVQLSQKTEKLQKDKTTVAMDYGKIEINGTNIHLFGTPGQDRFDFMLDILSQYKDGAVIIVDSANPESIYKSKKFIDFIKNTGKPFVIACNKQDLDGSLSPEEIAKILGIPSNMVKPLIAKDKDSCLNILGFFHEFILNKKVA; encoded by the coding sequence ATGAATTTAAAACTACTTATTACCGGTGCTTTTGCCGCAGGAAAAACACAATTTATAAATACGCTTACTGGGGATGCTGTTAAAACAGAAGTTCAACTGTCCCAGAAAACAGAAAAACTGCAAAAAGACAAAACCACTGTTGCAATGGATTACGGAAAAATTGAGATAAACGGCACAAATATACATCTTTTTGGGACACCTGGACAGGACAGATTTGATTTTATGCTTGATATCTTAAGCCAGTATAAAGACGGTGCAGTGATTATTGTAGATAGTGCTAATCCTGAAAGTATCTACAAGAGCAAAAAGTTTATTGATTTTATAAAAAATACAGGAAAGCCTTTTGTAATTGCCTGCAATAAACAAGATTTGGATGGTAGCCTATCCCCTGAAGAAATTGCAAAAATACTTGGAATACCGTCAAATATGGTAAAACCTCTTATTGCAAAGGATAAAGATAGCTGTTTAAATATATTAGGATTTTTTCATGAGTTTATCCTAAACAAGAAAGTAGCTTAA
- a CDS encoding aldo/keto reductase, which produces MEYRNLGNTGLKVSVICLGAMTFTEKGWRSAGTMSFSEIQKVVDYALDNGVNFFDTADIYAFGESEELLGKALGNRKNDVIIATKVRGVMSDDPNDRGLSRYHIFKSIDTSLRRLGRDYIDLYQVHWWDNSTPIEETIDALNDLVRIGKVRYIGISDFAGWQIARSVSLQEAKNYAKFVSAQMYYSLLGRDIEFEVVPACETLGLGILAWSPLAGGFLTGKYSRDNIPEGSRYARMERPFLRFDFEKGYFVVDELRKLAEKYNATVSQVALNWIKAKPFISSIIIGVRSLEQLKDNLGCVNWDLSEEDISYLDEITAPERPYPQWFLDMFADL; this is translated from the coding sequence ATGGAATACAGAAATTTAGGTAATACAGGTCTAAAGGTATCTGTTATATGTCTCGGTGCTATGACATTTACAGAAAAAGGCTGGCGTTCTGCAGGAACAATGTCTTTTTCTGAAATACAAAAGGTCGTTGACTATGCCTTAGATAACGGTGTGAATTTTTTTGATACTGCAGATATATACGCATTTGGAGAAAGTGAAGAACTGCTTGGTAAAGCTCTTGGAAACAGGAAAAATGATGTGATTATTGCCACAAAAGTTAGAGGTGTTATGTCAGATGACCCGAATGACAGAGGACTTTCCAGATATCATATCTTTAAATCTATAGATACTTCTTTGAGAAGATTAGGTAGAGACTATATAGACCTGTATCAGGTTCACTGGTGGGATAATTCAACACCTATAGAAGAGACAATAGATGCTTTAAATGACCTTGTTAGGATAGGAAAGGTCAGGTATATAGGAATATCTGATTTTGCAGGCTGGCAGATAGCAAGATCAGTATCACTGCAGGAAGCTAAAAACTATGCAAAATTTGTATCAGCCCAGATGTATTATTCTCTACTGGGTAGAGATATTGAATTTGAAGTTGTTCCTGCATGTGAAACTTTAGGACTGGGAATACTGGCGTGGAGTCCACTGGCCGGCGGTTTTCTTACAGGAAAATACAGCCGTGATAATATTCCTGAAGGTAGCAGATACGCCAGAATGGAAAGACCATTTTTAAGATTTGATTTTGAAAAAGGATATTTTGTGGTTGATGAACTTAGAAAACTGGCAGAGAAATACAATGCTACAGTTTCACAAGTGGCTTTAAACTGGATAAAAGCAAAACCATTTATAAGTTCAATTATTATTGGGGTTAGAAGTCTTGAACAATTAAAGGATAATTTAGGCTGTGTTAACTGGGATTTATCAGAAGAAGATATATCTTATCTTGATGAAATTACTGCACCGGAAAGACCTTATCCTCAATGGTTTTTAGATATGTTTGCAGATCTCTAA
- a CDS encoding OmpP1/FadL family transporter: MRKISLAMAGLLISYTAFGAAYKIPEQSTRAMATAAAYFASADHADTAYYNPAAMSWLENKTLTELGIKYIYLPRIHFKGYARDQITNVFFISDAKTKKEEFVVPYFHLVIPSTDNLRLGFSFTTPFGLSKRWSSSLQKQTAEEFTLKVFEFDTTAAYKINENFSLGAGLRTVYASGKIKAVREPGYKLHLSGDSGLSFGYILSAALNFDKVKVATIYKSEIKPEINGQATGNVILPGPTLYPISTEGSVKVVLPAEWRLGFAYTPIPSTTFDLTYEITFWGGYKKLDFNFDDPVAENTLGQPKDKHWHDSKTIRLGVRHQFNEKFTGMAGIAYDETPIPEKTQGFELPDANGWIFSLGGLWKPTNNLEVGLAYLYVTKIDRNIHNTNIEGKFTDMDAHLVNLSVGYKF, encoded by the coding sequence ATGAGAAAAATAAGCTTAGCTATGGCAGGGCTTTTAATCAGTTATACAGCTTTCGGTGCTGCATATAAAATTCCAGAACAATCCACAAGGGCAATGGCAACTGCCGCTGCCTATTTTGCAAGTGCAGACCATGCGGACACTGCCTACTATAACCCTGCAGCAATGAGCTGGCTTGAAAACAAAACCTTAACTGAATTAGGGATTAAATATATTTATTTGCCAAGAATACATTTTAAAGGATATGCAAGAGACCAGATAACAAATGTTTTCTTTATATCTGACGCAAAAACCAAAAAAGAAGAGTTTGTCGTTCCATATTTTCATCTGGTAATACCTTCAACAGATAATCTTAGACTCGGTTTTTCATTTACAACACCATTTGGACTGTCAAAAAGATGGTCTTCAAGTCTCCAAAAACAGACAGCAGAAGAATTTACACTAAAAGTCTTTGAGTTTGATACAACTGCAGCATACAAAATAAATGAAAACTTTTCGCTGGGCGCAGGATTAAGAACCGTTTATGCTTCCGGAAAAATAAAAGCTGTAAGGGAACCAGGATACAAACTACATTTGAGCGGAGATAGTGGTCTTTCTTTTGGATATATACTATCCGCAGCACTTAATTTTGATAAAGTAAAGGTTGCAACTATTTATAAATCAGAGATAAAGCCTGAAATAAACGGTCAGGCAACCGGTAATGTTATACTTCCGGGACCTACACTTTATCCTATATCCACAGAGGGAAGTGTAAAAGTTGTTTTGCCTGCAGAATGGAGGCTTGGATTTGCCTATACTCCAATCCCGTCAACTACATTTGACCTGACCTATGAAATTACTTTCTGGGGAGGCTATAAAAAATTAGACTTTAATTTTGATGACCCTGTTGCAGAAAATACATTAGGACAACCTAAAGACAAACACTGGCATGACAGTAAAACAATAAGGTTAGGAGTCCGACACCAATTTAATGAAAAATTCACAGGAATGGCAGGTATAGCCTATGATGAAACACCGATCCCTGAAAAAACACAGGGCTTTGAACTACCGGATGCAAACGGATGGATATTCTCATTAGGTGGTCTGTGGAAACCAACAAATAATCTTGAAGTAGGGCTTGCATACCTTTATGTGACAAAAATAGATAGAAATATCCATAACACAAATATAGAAGGTAAATTCACAGATATGGACGCCCATCTTGTGAATCTTTCTGTTGGATATAAATTTTAG
- a CDS encoding fatty acid--CoA ligase yields MGEKYPYQNFYQLLEKNTKKYRKKPALFEDKLKITHSELKHYVDSFARYLELSAGIQKGDHVAILMQNSKEFIIALLAITKLGAVAIPVNTFLKKNEIEYILDHSDSKLLITQDKFQKELAHIFQNTKVQKIIWTGDYKNFDQRNLPFDEGLSMEDYEHIQPQGELDDVAIMVYTSGTTGKPKGVMLTYRNIFSNLVNIEKLFKLTHKDRFIVYLPMFHTFTLTATVMLPIYVGSAIVIIKSILPFSNILKQTLLKRVTIFMGVPEVYNALSKAKLPWYFMWFNKLRVFISGAAPLPEATLKRMREKFPKVPLLEGYGLSEASPVVSINRLEKQKPLSVGPPLPDYQVKIVDDELMELPTGEIGEIIVKGDNVMKGYYKDPTATEETVINGWLLTGDMGYVDEEGYIYIVDRKKDLIISKGINIYPREIEEALMSHPEIEEAAVVGKKDETQGEIPVAFIKLAENSNLTEKEIRNFLKDKLANYKIPKLFYFVEDMPRNATGKILKRVLREKVNKGEFD; encoded by the coding sequence ATGGGAGAGAAATACCCTTATCAGAATTTCTACCAGTTACTTGAAAAAAACACTAAAAAATACAGAAAAAAACCTGCATTATTTGAAGACAAGCTCAAGATAACCCATTCTGAACTTAAACATTATGTTGATTCATTTGCCAGATATCTGGAATTATCTGCCGGTATCCAAAAAGGAGACCATGTTGCAATATTAATGCAAAACTCAAAAGAGTTTATAATCGCTTTACTTGCCATTACCAAATTAGGTGCTGTTGCAATTCCTGTAAATACATTCTTAAAAAAGAATGAGATTGAATATATTCTTGATCATAGTGACTCAAAACTACTAATAACACAGGATAAATTCCAGAAAGAACTGGCACATATTTTTCAAAATACAAAAGTTCAAAAAATAATCTGGACTGGAGATTACAAAAATTTTGACCAAAGGAACCTTCCTTTTGATGAAGGACTTTCAATGGAAGATTACGAACATATCCAGCCACAGGGAGAGCTTGATGATGTTGCCATAATGGTTTATACCTCCGGAACCACAGGAAAACCTAAAGGTGTAATGCTAACCTATAGAAATATCTTTTCAAATCTGGTGAATATAGAAAAACTATTTAAACTCACCCATAAAGACAGATTTATAGTTTATCTTCCTATGTTTCACACATTTACATTGACAGCAACTGTTATGCTGCCAATCTATGTTGGTTCGGCAATCGTAATCATCAAATCTATACTGCCATTTTCAAATATCTTGAAACAGACACTGCTTAAAAGGGTTACCATCTTTATGGGCGTTCCGGAAGTCTATAACGCATTATCAAAAGCTAAACTCCCTTGGTATTTTATGTGGTTTAACAAACTAAGGGTTTTTATATCAGGGGCTGCCCCATTACCTGAAGCCACATTAAAAAGAATGAGAGAAAAATTCCCTAAAGTTCCTTTATTAGAAGGATACGGTCTTTCAGAAGCTTCTCCGGTGGTATCAATAAACAGACTTGAAAAACAAAAACCCCTTTCGGTAGGACCACCACTGCCTGACTATCAGGTAAAAATAGTAGATGATGAGCTTATGGAACTTCCTACAGGCGAAATAGGAGAGATTATCGTAAAAGGTGATAATGTAATGAAGGGGTATTACAAAGACCCTACAGCTACAGAAGAAACAGTGATAAACGGATGGTTGCTTACAGGGGATATGGGATATGTAGATGAGGAAGGATATATTTATATTGTTGACAGGAAAAAAGACCTGATAATTTCAAAAGGTATCAATATTTATCCCCGTGAGATAGAAGAGGCTCTGATGTCCCACCCTGAGATTGAGGAAGCTGCCGTAGTAGGCAAAAAAGACGAAACTCAGGGAGAAATTCCTGTTGCGTTTATTAAATTGGCTGAAAATTCAAATCTGACAGAAAAAGAGATAAGAAATTTCTTAAAAGATAAATTAGCCAATTACAAAATCCCGAAATTATTTTACTTTGTGGAAGATATGCCAAGAAATGCCACAGGTAAAATACTCAAAAGGGTTTTAAGGGAAAAAGTAAACAAAGGCGAGTTTGATTAA
- a CDS encoding ABC transporter ATP-binding protein yields the protein MYTWEKIFSEIKKYKRELILGHIFALLAIAVSVPTPLFLPLLVDEVLLNKPGIFVHTYNMIFGQGNPVTYTLAALIIVLIMRTLFFVFNALQAKIFTKISKSVTYKIREDLLKHIKDLSMAEFETVGSGAIASKLITDVNTIDEFIGKTVSRLLISVLTIIGVAAVLIMINWKLGLLIVFLNPVVIYFTTLVGRRIGKLKAIENKAVEKFQEKLTETLDLFWQIRASNREESFINAVLKTAQEVRDTAIEFGWKSDAAGRLSMLVFLAGYEIFRATSILFVAYSDLTIGLMLAIFGYLWVMMTPVQELLGIQYAFHSGDAALKRINQIFEMRKEPKYPHILNPFKNRETTSVKLKDVYFSYDGENYVLKNINLKAEEGQKIAIVGASGSGKTTLAHIIVGFYPVDKGKVLYGDIPVEEIGLDVVRENVSLVLQMPMMFNDTVRFNLTLGRDIPEYKIWEALEIAQMKEVVEALPQKLDTLIGKNGVRLSGGQRQRLAIARMILQDPKIVILDESTSALDTHTEYKLFKALQKYLEKKTAIIIAHRLSTVQQADYIYVLDKGEIVEEGTHQELMEREGLYNQYMRKYFSTETL from the coding sequence ATGTATACCTGGGAAAAGATTTTTTCTGAGATAAAAAAATACAAAAGGGAACTTATCTTGGGGCATATTTTTGCCCTTCTGGCAATTGCTGTAAGTGTTCCGACTCCTCTGTTTCTACCTTTACTGGTAGATGAAGTATTACTAAACAAACCGGGGATTTTTGTCCATACATACAACATGATTTTTGGGCAAGGTAATCCTGTAACATATACCCTTGCAGCTCTAATTATTGTTTTAATCATGAGAACCTTGTTTTTTGTGTTTAACGCACTACAGGCAAAGATTTTCACAAAAATATCCAAAAGCGTTACATATAAAATTCGGGAAGACCTGCTTAAACATATAAAAGATTTATCAATGGCTGAATTTGAGACGGTAGGAAGCGGGGCTATTGCTTCTAAGCTTATTACAGATGTTAACACCATTGATGAGTTTATAGGAAAAACAGTTAGTAGATTGCTTATCTCTGTTTTAACAATTATTGGTGTAGCTGCTGTTTTGATTATGATTAACTGGAAACTTGGGCTGCTTATAGTTTTCTTAAACCCTGTAGTTATATATTTCACCACCCTTGTTGGACGCAGGATAGGGAAACTCAAGGCAATTGAAAACAAAGCTGTAGAAAAATTTCAGGAAAAATTAACAGAAACCCTTGATTTATTCTGGCAGATAAGAGCAAGCAATAGAGAAGAATCATTTATAAATGCAGTTTTAAAAACTGCACAAGAAGTTAGAGATACAGCTATAGAGTTTGGTTGGAAAAGTGATGCAGCAGGGAGACTATCTATGCTTGTTTTCTTAGCCGGATATGAAATTTTCAGAGCAACAAGTATTCTCTTTGTTGCATACTCAGACCTTACAATCGGTCTTATGCTCGCGATTTTTGGGTATTTATGGGTAATGATGACACCTGTTCAGGAACTACTTGGGATACAGTATGCTTTTCACTCAGGGGATGCAGCTCTAAAAAGAATAAATCAGATATTCGAGATGAGAAAAGAACCTAAATATCCTCATATACTAAATCCTTTTAAAAATAGAGAAACCACTTCAGTAAAACTGAAAGATGTTTATTTTTCTTATGATGGAGAAAACTATGTCCTGAAAAATATCAACCTTAAAGCTGAAGAAGGCCAAAAAATAGCCATAGTAGGCGCAAGCGGAAGTGGTAAAACAACACTTGCACATATTATTGTTGGATTTTATCCTGTAGATAAAGGAAAGGTTTTATACGGGGATATTCCTGTTGAGGAAATTGGACTTGATGTTGTCCGTGAAAATGTGTCCCTTGTTTTGCAAATGCCTATGATGTTTAATGACACTGTCAGATTTAACCTGACACTTGGTAGAGACATTCCTGAATATAAAATATGGGAAGCTTTAGAAATAGCCCAGATGAAAGAGGTAGTAGAGGCATTACCACAAAAGCTGGATACACTTATCGGAAAAAATGGAGTTAGACTTTCGGGTGGTCAAAGACAAAGGCTGGCTATAGCCAGAATGATTTTGCAAGATCCTAAAATTGTTATTCTTGATGAATCAACATCAGCCCTTGATACCCATACAGAATATAAACTATTTAAAGCATTGCAAAAATATCTTGAGAAAAAAACAGCAATTATCATCGCCCATAGATTATCCACTGTTCAACAGGCAGATTATATCTATGTCCTTGATAAAGGGGAAATAGTAGAAGAAGGAACCCATCAGGAGCTTATGGAAAGAGAAGGCCTTTATAACCAATACATGAGGAAATATTTTTCTACAGAAACACTATAA
- the smc gene encoding chromosome segregation protein SMC: MSGAYIDRINVYGFKSYGNRRLSIPIGNGFVGIVGPNGSGKSNIGDAIVFALGLATAKSMRALKLSDLIFSSRGKSAEYAEVEVIFKNEGAFPLNDEEVSIYRKVEHNGKSTYKINGRPAKQYEVEELLSYAGIPKQGYNIVTQGDIFKFIKMTPSERRDLLSEIAGITEYEERKEKALKDLEETEEKISSAKLILKEVKSNLKRLEEERENALLASQLEEKIKEIQEKIKGVKLYFLLTEQEKALQELGQVENRINQLYLDKEKSIEKQKEKISQIKELENKLNELQESLLPVKEKEGAITSQIRHLNEKKSEIEQQLQELQELLKELAKEKEEKVKEVIQLEEEIKNLKRKLPEIKRELEEAEKELEEKNKKLKEIEIGGSKAKLDLGQIEKEEKELKEKQGYLHKEKLHLEMELTRTLEKIESYKQEIDQLTEELEGLRKSKGNIKNFVESQERKIKGLQSELQRLKIRKETLTKKLKENREKIEQNFQKLAQILAQLSQIRKDKVMTLIRDVKGVYGQVADLIGVKDPELTTAIEAAAGGRLKNIVVEDDKVAEECIRILKQNKAGKATFIPLNRIRVQQATKPPLMRGVIGLAADFVEYSKDIEKAIKYVFGETVIVESFDAARTLGIGTFRMVTLEGDIFEKSGTITGGADKHKGASLGRGTLEQEKIRLEKEDDRLKKEEEMMEEELKRIDQKTALTEKELYQLQTESQNVLERNREIEEKIQQNASRINILEEEIMNLKKKQLDIENKLETAQKHLTELERQLKSVEERKQEILEKMESEGLHKLRKEWEEATQKVYSLREKKNELENQIEKLTDRLENSLKVRIFQIENEKLKTEDSIKLKQKQIEEIKSQIEQLSNELSNLWKGLKEKEKERDTLLEKIESLKEELKILRYEEENINKEITYLLEDKGKYEQKVEDLKEELMLLKEEYDGEAIEGDLKQLEKELREYQEKRQQIGAVNQKALEDYEEIKERYEDLSQKLKVLTDEKKSIEELIENLEQKKIQAFMEVYEAVNKNLGKIFKRLSPGGKAYLEIENEEDPLSGGILLKARPRGKDVKRLEIMSGGEKTLTALAFLFAVQQYRPAPFYYFDEVDAHLDDANARKIAELMKELSQEAQFIVVTLRDTMASYADRLLGVSAREGISNVYSLELAEVL; this comes from the coding sequence ATGTCAGGAGCTTATATTGACAGGATAAATGTTTATGGATTCAAATCCTATGGAAACCGCAGATTATCTATTCCCATCGGTAATGGCTTTGTTGGAATAGTTGGTCCAAACGGTTCTGGTAAAAGTAATATAGGGGATGCTATAGTTTTTGCCCTTGGTCTTGCAACTGCAAAATCAATGAGAGCCCTGAAACTATCTGACCTGATTTTCTCATCACGGGGAAAATCAGCAGAATATGCAGAAGTTGAAGTGATTTTCAAAAATGAGGGAGCATTCCCTTTAAATGATGAAGAAGTATCAATCTACAGAAAAGTAGAACACAACGGAAAATCAACATATAAGATAAACGGTAGACCTGCAAAACAGTATGAAGTAGAGGAACTCCTTTCCTATGCAGGAATACCAAAGCAGGGCTACAACATAGTTACACAGGGGGATATTTTTAAATTTATCAAAATGACCCCTTCCGAAAGAAGAGACCTTCTCAGTGAAATTGCAGGTATCACAGAATATGAAGAAAGAAAAGAAAAAGCCCTTAAAGACCTTGAAGAAACAGAGGAAAAAATATCATCTGCAAAACTAATTTTGAAGGAAGTTAAATCAAACCTGAAAAGACTTGAAGAAGAAAGGGAAAACGCACTTCTTGCCTCCCAGTTAGAAGAAAAGATTAAAGAAATTCAGGAAAAAATCAAAGGGGTAAAACTGTATTTCCTTCTAACTGAACAAGAAAAAGCCCTGCAGGAATTAGGACAGGTAGAAAACAGAATAAACCAGCTATATCTGGACAAAGAAAAGTCTATAGAAAAACAAAAAGAAAAGATATCCCAGATAAAAGAACTGGAAAACAAACTTAACGAACTTCAGGAATCACTTTTACCAGTCAAAGAAAAAGAAGGGGCAATAACTTCTCAGATTAGACATCTCAACGAAAAGAAATCAGAAATAGAACAGCAGCTTCAGGAACTTCAAGAACTATTAAAAGAATTGGCCAAGGAAAAAGAGGAAAAAGTAAAAGAAGTAATCCAGCTTGAAGAGGAAATAAAAAATCTAAAAAGAAAACTTCCAGAAATAAAAAGGGAGCTTGAAGAAGCAGAAAAAGAATTAGAAGAAAAAAACAAAAAGCTAAAAGAGATTGAAATAGGCGGTTCAAAAGCAAAACTTGACCTTGGTCAGATAGAAAAAGAAGAAAAAGAGCTTAAAGAAAAACAGGGATACCTCCATAAAGAAAAACTCCATCTTGAGATGGAACTAACCAGAACACTGGAAAAAATAGAAAGCTACAAACAGGAAATAGATCAGCTTACAGAAGAATTAGAAGGCCTGAGAAAATCCAAAGGAAATATCAAAAACTTCGTTGAATCACAGGAAAGAAAAATAAAAGGCCTTCAAAGTGAACTCCAGAGATTAAAAATCAGAAAAGAAACTCTTACCAAAAAATTAAAAGAAAACAGGGAAAAAATAGAACAAAATTTCCAGAAACTTGCCCAAATTTTAGCCCAGCTTTCCCAGATTAGAAAAGATAAAGTAATGACCCTTATCAGAGACGTAAAAGGAGTCTACGGACAGGTTGCTGACCTGATAGGAGTAAAAGACCCTGAGCTAACAACAGCAATAGAAGCGGCAGCAGGAGGAAGGCTAAAAAATATTGTTGTTGAGGATGACAAAGTTGCAGAAGAGTGCATAAGAATACTAAAGCAAAACAAAGCAGGGAAAGCCACATTTATACCTTTAAACAGAATTAGAGTTCAGCAAGCTACAAAGCCACCTCTAATGAGAGGTGTTATCGGCCTTGCTGCAGATTTTGTTGAGTATAGCAAAGATATAGAAAAAGCCATTAAATACGTTTTTGGCGAAACAGTTATAGTAGAAAGCTTTGATGCTGCAAGAACACTTGGCATAGGAACCTTTAGAATGGTAACCCTCGAAGGTGATATCTTTGAAAAAAGTGGAACAATCACAGGTGGAGCAGACAAACACAAAGGGGCTTCCCTTGGCAGAGGAACACTGGAACAGGAAAAAATCAGACTGGAAAAAGAAGATGACAGACTGAAAAAAGAAGAAGAAATGATGGAGGAGGAACTGAAAAGAATAGACCAGAAAACAGCTTTAACAGAAAAAGAGTTATACCAGCTTCAAACAGAAAGCCAGAATGTCCTTGAGAGAAACAGGGAAATAGAAGAAAAAATCCAGCAAAACGCCTCCAGAATAAACATCCTTGAAGAAGAAATAATGAACCTGAAGAAAAAACAGCTTGATATAGAAAACAAACTGGAAACGGCTCAAAAACACCTAACAGAACTGGAAAGGCAGCTAAAATCAGTGGAAGAAAGAAAGCAGGAAATACTTGAAAAAATGGAAAGTGAAGGGCTCCATAAACTCAGAAAAGAATGGGAAGAAGCAACCCAAAAAGTTTATTCCCTAAGAGAAAAGAAAAACGAGCTGGAAAATCAGATTGAAAAATTAACAGACAGACTGGAAAACAGCCTGAAGGTAAGAATATTCCAGATTGAAAATGAGAAACTCAAAACAGAGGACAGCATAAAACTTAAACAAAAACAGATTGAAGAGATAAAATCCCAGATTGAACAACTTAGCAATGAATTGTCTAACCTGTGGAAAGGCCTGAAAGAAAAAGAAAAAGAAAGGGATACACTCCTTGAAAAGATAGAAAGTCTCAAAGAAGAGCTTAAAATCCTCAGATATGAGGAAGAAAATATAAACAAAGAAATTACATATCTGCTGGAAGACAAAGGTAAATATGAACAAAAGGTTGAAGACCTGAAAGAAGAATTAATGCTCCTAAAAGAAGAGTATGACGGAGAAGCAATAGAAGGAGATTTAAAACAACTGGAAAAAGAGCTTAGAGAGTACCAAGAAAAAAGACAACAGATTGGAGCAGTTAACCAGAAAGCACTGGAAGATTACGAAGAAATAAAAGAAAGATACGAAGACCTTAGCCAGAAATTAAAAGTTCTAACAGACGAGAAAAAATCAATAGAAGAACTTATAGAAAATCTTGAACAAAAGAAAATTCAGGCATTTATGGAAGTGTATGAAGCAGTTAATAAAAATCTTGGAAAGATATTCAAAAGATTATCTCCCGGAGGAAAGGCCTATCTGGAGATTGAAAATGAAGAAGACCCTCTTTCAGGTGGAATACTCCTGAAAGCAAGACCAAGGGGAAAAGATGTAAAAAGGCTGGAAATTATGTCAGGTGGAGAAAAAACATTAACGGCACTTGCATTCCTGTTCGCAGTTCAGCAGTATAGACCTGCACCATTTTATTACTTTGATGAGGTGGATGCACACCTTGATGACGCAAATGCCAGAAAAATAGCAGAGCTGATGAAAGAACTTTCTCAGGAAGCCCAGTTTATAGTTGTTACCCTTAGGGATACAATGGCATCTTATGCAGATAGATTACTGGGAGTATCTGCAAGGGAAGGAATATCAAACGTATACAGCCTTGAACTTGCAGAAGTATTATAA